One window of the Archangium primigenium genome contains the following:
- a CDS encoding cellulose synthase family protein — protein sequence MTTVEIIFLGVYFSVLCVLAVYGSHRYRMAYLYYRHKFKLPTPRGTLAALPRVTIQLPIFNEMYVVERLVDSVCRIDYPRELLEIQVLDDSTDETCGIARACVERQRQAGHDIVYVHRTNRQGFKAGALENGLATARGEFVAVFDADFVPAPDFLLRTVPFFADAQVGMVQVRWGHLNRDYSILTQAQSIFLDGHFIIEHTARNRSGCFFNFNGTAGIWRRVTISDAGGWQHDTLTEDLDLSYRAQMKGWQFIFLPEVISPAEVPVDMNAFKSQQHRWAKGSIQTARKLLPTILKSDLPFAVKREAFFHLTNNLAYLLMVLLSALMPLSMVVRFQHGLYGTLFLDLPFFISATASVCFFYVAAQRERGATGWERVKYLPFLMSLGIGMAINNARAVLEALLGQQSAFSRTPKTGSEGKKLVAVKKTYRGDKTLMPVIELSFALYFTGALWFAIDKRIYTSLPFIMLFQLGFLYVGVSSLLQGRLRLSEAAPPAVVPEEQPRRAA from the coding sequence ATGACCACTGTCGAGATCATCTTCTTGGGCGTGTACTTCAGCGTCCTGTGCGTGCTGGCGGTCTATGGATCGCACCGCTACCGGATGGCGTATCTGTACTACCGCCACAAGTTCAAGCTGCCCACGCCTCGTGGCACCCTCGCGGCGCTGCCGCGGGTCACCATCCAACTGCCCATCTTCAACGAGATGTACGTGGTGGAGCGGCTGGTGGATTCGGTGTGCCGGATCGACTACCCGCGCGAGTTGCTGGAGATCCAGGTGTTGGACGACTCGACGGACGAGACGTGCGGCATCGCGCGGGCGTGCGTGGAGCGCCAGCGTCAGGCGGGCCACGACATCGTCTACGTGCACCGCACCAACCGCCAGGGCTTCAAGGCGGGCGCGCTGGAGAACGGCCTGGCCACGGCGCGCGGCGAGTTCGTGGCGGTGTTCGACGCGGACTTCGTGCCGGCGCCGGACTTCCTCTTGCGCACGGTGCCGTTCTTCGCCGACGCGCAGGTGGGCATGGTGCAGGTGCGCTGGGGCCACCTCAACCGCGACTACTCCATCCTTACCCAGGCGCAGAGCATCTTCCTGGACGGGCACTTCATCATCGAGCACACGGCGCGCAACCGCTCCGGCTGCTTCTTCAACTTCAACGGCACCGCGGGCATCTGGCGCCGGGTGACCATCTCCGACGCGGGCGGCTGGCAGCACGACACGCTCACCGAGGACCTGGACCTGAGCTACCGCGCGCAGATGAAGGGCTGGCAGTTCATCTTCCTGCCCGAGGTCATCTCCCCGGCCGAGGTGCCGGTGGACATGAACGCCTTCAAGAGCCAGCAGCACCGCTGGGCCAAGGGCTCCATCCAGACGGCGCGCAAGCTCCTGCCCACCATCCTCAAGAGCGACCTGCCCTTCGCCGTCAAGCGCGAGGCCTTCTTCCACCTGACCAACAACCTGGCCTACCTGCTCATGGTGTTGCTCAGCGCGCTCATGCCGCTGTCCATGGTGGTGCGCTTCCAGCACGGGCTGTACGGCACGCTGTTCCTGGACCTGCCCTTCTTCATCAGCGCCACCGCGAGCGTGTGCTTCTTCTACGTGGCGGCCCAGCGCGAGCGCGGCGCCACGGGGTGGGAGCGGGTGAAGTACCTGCCCTTCCTGATGAGCCTGGGCATCGGCATGGCCATCAACAACGCGCGCGCGGTGCTCGAGGCGCTCCTGGGCCAGCAGTCCGCCTTCTCGCGCACGCCCAAGACGGGCTCGGAGGGCAAGAAGCTCGTCGCGGTGAAGAAGACCTACCGCGGGGACAAGACGCTCATGCCCGTCATCGAGCTGTCCTTCGCGCTCTACTTCACCGGGGCGCTCTGGTTCGCCATCGACAAGCGCATCTACACCTCGCTGCCCTTCATCATGCTCTTCCAGCTGGGCTTCCTGTACGTGGGCGTGTCGAGCCTGTTGC